A genomic stretch from Nocardia wallacei includes:
- a CDS encoding TetR/AcrR family transcriptional regulator has translation MAGGTKRLPRAVREQQMLDAAVEVFSRKGYHDTSMDAIAAEAKISKPMLYLYYGSKDELFRACIARESVRFIEAVAVAGNPKLTPHEQLRAGLEAFLSYVDNNRLSWQVLYRQALGQQPFASEIANSRERVIELTGKLLESSAKYAEPGTNFDIVAVAVIGAGEAIADRIADGEVAVAEAVDLLDDLAWRGLAGRKKAE, from the coding sequence ATGGCAGGCGGTACGAAACGGCTTCCTCGGGCGGTTCGTGAACAGCAGATGCTGGACGCCGCCGTAGAGGTGTTCTCGCGCAAGGGGTATCACGATACCTCGATGGATGCCATCGCCGCCGAGGCGAAGATCTCCAAGCCGATGCTCTATCTGTACTACGGGTCCAAGGACGAGTTGTTCCGCGCCTGCATCGCGCGCGAGAGCGTCCGGTTCATCGAGGCGGTCGCGGTGGCGGGCAACCCCAAGCTGACCCCGCACGAGCAGTTGCGCGCCGGTCTCGAGGCGTTCCTGTCCTATGTGGACAACAATCGGCTGTCCTGGCAGGTGCTGTACCGCCAGGCGCTGGGGCAGCAGCCCTTCGCCTCCGAGATCGCCAACAGCCGCGAGCGGGTCATCGAGCTGACGGGCAAACTGCTCGAGTCCAGCGCCAAATACGCCGAGCCCGGCACGAATTTCGACATCGTGGCGGTGGCTGTCATCGGCGCCGGTGAGGCCATCGCCGACCGGATCGCCGACGGTGAGGTCGCGGTGGCCGAGGCCGTCGACCTGCTCGACGATCTGGCCTGGCGCGGCCTGGCGGGCCGGAAGAAGGCCGAATAG
- a CDS encoding MaoC family dehydratase yields the protein MTQTISLTEPPKTGNLYMKAALGAVPLPLVSGRKSEIPDRAIELNGVTVDVDNLAAYCHATGQRFGDSLPLTYPFVLTFPVVMQLVVARDFPFVAVGAVHAENVIERTREISVSEPLDIHAHVENLREHPKGLLVDAISEIRVGRELVWRQVTTFLHQQKTSLSGGPKPEPKPEEVPPPPLRTLRVDQALIHRYAAASGDRNPIHMSALSAKAFGFPRSIAHGMWSAAAILGVIEGRVPAQATYSVKFGKPVLLPATVNAYADQVEAGWDLSLKHPKKGYPHLTATLR from the coding sequence ATGACCCAGACCATTTCGCTGACCGAGCCGCCGAAGACCGGCAACCTCTATATGAAGGCCGCCCTCGGGGCCGTGCCGCTGCCGCTGGTCTCCGGCCGCAAGTCCGAGATCCCCGACCGCGCCATCGAATTGAACGGTGTCACGGTCGATGTCGACAACCTGGCCGCGTACTGCCACGCGACCGGCCAGCGCTTCGGCGACTCGCTGCCGCTGACCTATCCGTTCGTGCTCACCTTCCCCGTGGTGATGCAACTGGTGGTCGCCCGCGACTTCCCGTTCGTCGCGGTGGGCGCGGTGCACGCGGAGAACGTCATCGAGCGCACCCGCGAGATCTCGGTGAGTGAGCCGCTGGACATCCACGCCCATGTGGAAAATCTGCGCGAGCACCCGAAGGGCCTGCTGGTCGATGCCATCAGCGAGATCCGGGTGGGCCGGGAGCTGGTGTGGCGGCAGGTCACCACCTTCCTGCACCAGCAGAAGACGTCGCTGTCGGGCGGCCCGAAGCCCGAGCCCAAACCGGAAGAGGTGCCCCCGCCGCCGCTGCGCACGCTGCGCGTGGATCAGGCGCTGATCCATCGGTACGCCGCGGCCTCGGGTGACCGCAACCCGATCCACATGTCCGCGTTGAGCGCCAAGGCGTTCGGCTTCCCGCGCTCGATCGCGCACGGAATGTGGTCGGCGGCAGCGATTCTCGGCGTCATCGAGGGCCGCGTCCCGGCGCAGGCCACCTACTCGGTGAAGTTCGGCAAGCCGGTGCTGCTGCCCGCCACGGTCAACGCCTACGCCGACCAGGTGGAGGCCGGTTGGGACCTGTCGCTGAAACACCCGAAGAAGGGCTACCCGCACCTGACGGCTACGCTGCGCTGA
- a CDS encoding acetyl-CoA C-acetyltransferase: MTTKARSAKAASSTNRSSTNSRSSKQARLVAVLGGNRIPFARSDGRYAHASNQDMFTAALNGLVSRFGLQGERLGMVVGGAVLKRVGEHGMVRESVLGSELSPYTPAHDLQLACGTGLQSIVTVGDAIALGRIEAGVGGGTDTTSDAPIGVSESMREWMLDANRAKKNSDYVKLVGRLRPRMVGIEIPRNAEPRTGLSMGEHAAITAKEFGIAREAQDELAYLSHRNMAAAYDRGFFDDLVTPFLGLTRDDNLRPNSTIEKLSTLKPVFGNKLGDATMTAGNSTPLTDGASAVLLGSEEWAAERNLKPLAYLVDSEVAAVDYVWGPDGLLMAPTYAVPRLLARNGLTLQDFDYYEIHEAFASVVLATLQAWESDQYCKERLGLDGALGSVDRAKLNVNGSSLAAGHPFAATGGRIIAQTAKQLAEKGSGRALISICAAGGQGVVAILER, from the coding sequence GTGACTACCAAAGCCCGTTCGGCGAAGGCCGCGTCATCGACCAACAGGTCATCGACCAACAGCCGGTCCAGCAAGCAGGCCCGCCTCGTCGCGGTGTTGGGCGGTAACCGCATTCCGTTCGCCCGCTCCGACGGCCGCTACGCCCACGCCTCCAACCAGGATATGTTCACCGCGGCCCTGAACGGGTTGGTCAGCCGGTTCGGTTTGCAGGGCGAGCGGCTCGGGATGGTGGTCGGCGGCGCCGTGCTCAAGCGCGTCGGCGAGCACGGGATGGTCCGCGAGAGCGTGCTGGGCAGCGAGCTGTCCCCCTACACTCCGGCCCACGACCTGCAGCTGGCCTGCGGCACCGGCCTGCAGTCGATCGTCACCGTCGGCGACGCGATCGCGCTGGGCCGCATCGAGGCCGGCGTCGGCGGCGGCACCGACACCACCTCCGACGCGCCGATCGGCGTGAGCGAGTCCATGCGGGAGTGGATGCTCGACGCCAACCGCGCCAAGAAGAACTCCGACTACGTGAAGCTGGTCGGCCGGCTGCGGCCGCGCATGGTGGGCATCGAGATCCCGCGCAACGCCGAGCCGCGCACCGGGCTGTCGATGGGCGAGCACGCCGCCATCACCGCCAAGGAGTTCGGCATCGCCCGCGAGGCGCAGGACGAGCTGGCCTACCTGTCGCACCGCAACATGGCCGCCGCCTACGACCGCGGCTTCTTCGACGATCTGGTCACCCCGTTCCTGGGCCTGACCCGCGACGACAACCTGCGCCCGAACTCCACCATCGAGAAGCTGTCGACGCTCAAGCCGGTGTTCGGCAACAAGCTCGGCGACGCGACCATGACGGCGGGCAACTCCACCCCGCTCACCGACGGCGCCTCCGCGGTGCTGCTGGGCAGCGAGGAGTGGGCCGCCGAGCGCAACCTGAAGCCGCTGGCCTACCTGGTGGACAGTGAGGTCGCCGCGGTCGACTACGTGTGGGGTCCGGACGGTCTGCTGATGGCGCCGACCTACGCCGTACCGCGCCTGCTCGCCCGCAACGGCCTGACCCTGCAGGACTTCGACTACTACGAGATCCACGAGGCGTTCGCCTCGGTCGTGCTGGCCACGCTGCAGGCCTGGGAGTCCGACCAGTACTGCAAGGAGCGGTTGGGCCTCGACGGCGCACTGGGCTCGGTCGACCGCGCGAAGCTCAACGTCAACGGCTCCTCGCTGGCCGCGGGCCACCCCTTCGCCGCTACCGGTGGCCGCATCATCGCCCAGACCGCCAAGCAGCTCGCGGAGAAGGGGTCCGGCCGCGCCCTGATCTCCATCTGCGCCGCCGGGGGCC
- a CDS encoding 3-oxoacyl-ACP reductase — MAASKSKGAPNLYGSFVHSAPGAFLASKLGLPKPENLRRYTPGEPALPGPVLLGGKGRVADATRTLLSDYTFVDSLTPGVKFGALVFDATALASIEELEQLYQFFQPAMRSIAPSGRILVIGTTPELTTGVEEQIAQRALEGFTRSVGKELLRGATANLVYLHPEAASAATGLESTLRFILSGRSAFVDGQVFRVGKEDSAVSSIDWNKPLDGKVALVTGAARGIGATIAEVFARDGAQVIVADIPAAGEALSETANKVGGTALAVDVTAADAADKIAELAAERFGRLDIVVHNAGITRDKLLANMDEGRWNAVLNVNLAAPHRITEALVSKGVLKEGARVIDISSIAGIAGNRGQTNYGASKAGVIGMVNAEAPKLAEKGITINAVAPGFIETAMTAAIPLGTREAGRLMSSLSQGGQTVDVAETIAYFAGPASNAVTGNVVRVCGQSLIGA; from the coding sequence GTGGCAGCCAGCAAGAGCAAGGGCGCTCCCAACCTGTACGGATCGTTCGTTCACTCGGCCCCCGGCGCGTTCCTGGCGAGCAAGCTGGGGCTGCCCAAACCGGAGAATCTGCGCCGCTACACCCCGGGCGAGCCGGCGCTGCCGGGCCCGGTGCTGTTGGGCGGCAAGGGCCGCGTCGCCGACGCGACCCGCACCCTGCTGTCGGATTACACCTTCGTCGATTCCCTCACCCCGGGCGTGAAGTTCGGCGCCCTGGTCTTCGACGCCACCGCGCTCGCCTCCATCGAGGAGCTCGAGCAGCTGTACCAGTTCTTCCAGCCGGCCATGCGGTCGATCGCGCCGTCCGGCCGCATCCTGGTCATCGGCACCACCCCCGAGCTGACCACCGGCGTCGAGGAGCAGATCGCGCAGCGCGCCCTCGAGGGCTTCACCCGCAGCGTCGGCAAGGAGCTGCTGCGCGGTGCCACCGCCAACCTGGTCTACCTGCACCCGGAGGCCGCCTCGGCCGCCACCGGGCTGGAGTCCACGCTGCGGTTCATCCTCTCGGGCCGCTCCGCGTTCGTGGACGGTCAGGTGTTCCGGGTCGGCAAGGAGGACAGCGCCGTCTCCTCGATCGACTGGAACAAGCCGCTGGACGGCAAGGTCGCCCTGGTCACCGGCGCGGCGCGGGGTATCGGCGCCACCATCGCCGAGGTGTTCGCCCGCGACGGCGCCCAGGTCATCGTCGCCGACATCCCGGCCGCCGGTGAGGCGCTGTCGGAGACGGCCAACAAGGTCGGCGGCACCGCGCTGGCGGTCGACGTCACCGCCGCCGACGCCGCCGACAAGATCGCCGAGCTGGCCGCCGAGCGCTTCGGCCGCCTCGACATCGTGGTGCACAACGCCGGTATCACCCGCGACAAGCTGCTCGCCAACATGGACGAGGGCCGCTGGAACGCGGTGCTCAACGTGAATCTCGCGGCGCCGCACCGGATCACCGAGGCGCTGGTGTCCAAGGGCGTGCTGAAAGAAGGCGCCCGGGTCATCGACATCTCCTCGATCGCGGGCATCGCGGGCAACCGCGGCCAGACCAACTACGGCGCCTCCAAGGCCGGCGTCATCGGCATGGTGAACGCCGAGGCCCCGAAGCTGGCCGAGAAGGGCATCACCATCAACGCCGTCGCCCCCGGTTTCATCGAGACCGCCATGACCGCGGCCATCCCGCTGGGCACCCGCGAGGCGGGCCGGCTGATGAGCTCGCTGTCGCAGGGCGGCCAGACCGTCGACGTCGCCGAGACCATCGCCTACTTCGCCGGCCCGGCGTCCAACGCGGTGACCGGTAACGTGGTCCGGGTCTGCGGCCAGAGCCTCATCGGCGCCTGA